The Bacillota bacterium genome contains the following window.
ATGCAAGGGGAACACCCCACCTCCTTTGCATCGCTTTTCCGGCCTCCTTGCCGGAGAAAGCTTTGCCGGGCAGGTCGCTCACTACCTGTATCGTCACGCCGAGAGAACCACTTTAGGGTTCTATCGTTTTTTGAAAAACAGCGTCAGAGCGTCTTAAGCTCCAAACGGTCATAGCAACGCAACCACACCGGAATTGGCACCGGCGTCTCAAGACAGGCCGGGACACTGTCGATCTTGCCTACAGAAGGGATGTCGATTCAGGATGGTCCCACCTATCCGGATACACACGGTATGGCCGCAGCTGCATCTTCGTGTCCAATTGCCGCAAATACGGATCGATCCAAGTCAAGCGCTGGCGGACATTGGCCTGCGGCCAACTCATCAAATCGCGAAAGAGGAAGCACAGCAAGGACAGGAAGCCATCCTGGAATACATCGCCCAAATCGCGCGTGAAGGCGATCGCTTTGCCCGGATCGAAGTGTCTACGAACGTCGTCGCGGAACTGGCCAGGGAAAAATGGCCCGATACGCGGCAAGTGAACATAGACTATGCGCCGAAACATCGCGTCGACATACGAGTTGCCGAGGGGCGGGTCGAAGGAACGTTCAGACCCGGGCGGGTCATCGTCGAATTGGCACACATTGTGGTGGCGGGACGCAAGGTGGATGTAAGGGCTTAGGTGGGCGTCAGGCAAGCGGTAGGGTCCAGCCAATTGATGAGCGGAGAATGAGACAGTCGCAAAAAAGAAAGGGTTAGGCTTCGTCTCCGTCCCGCGCGCCACCGGACCCGTCGCCGGCCGCGGGCGTTCCCTTTCCCAGCGGCAGATCGCTCGACCGCCGCAACACTTGATCAAGGGCAGACAAGTCCTGCGTGGCCTTGAGCGCCGCGCGGCGGTTTTCCTCTTGGATCTCCCGGTAAACTTCCTCCCGGTGCACGGGGATATGCCGCGGCGCATCGATCCCGAGCTTTACCTGGTCACCGCGCACATCGACGACGATGATCTTGATGTCGTCGCCAATCATGATGCTCTCGTCGCGCTTGCGGGTCAATACGAGCATGGCATGAGTCCCTCCTTGGACGCCCTGCCTGGTCGCCGGCCGCAGCCGCCCTCAGCCGACGGCCTTGCCCTCCGCCAAGGCGGCCGCTTGGCCCGCCGCAGCGCCGGTTCCGCCGTCTTCGTTTCCGGCCGCCGCCTGCAGCTCGGCCAGGATCGAGTGCCGGATGCGCCACGGCCCCTCGGGGAGGACGACTTGGCAGCCGAGGCGCTTCTTGGCGTTGAACACGATGGGCGCCTGCAAGTTGGCCGTCATCCCCTCCGGATTGCCCTCCGGCACGGTGACGATGGCCATCACCACCGCATCGGCCTCGTCTTCCAGCTCCAGGACCGCCAC
Protein-coding sequences here:
- the csrA gene encoding carbon storage regulator, whose product is MLVLTRKRDESIMIGDDIKIIVVDVRGDQVKLGIDAPRHIPVHREEVYREIQEENRRAALKATQDLSALDQVLRRSSDLPLGKGTPAAGDGSGGARDGDEA
- a CDS encoding flagellar assembly protein FliW — its product is MMRLMTPRFGELEIKEEDIVVFPAGILGFDDVKRYVLLEHSEGSPFHILQGVDDPAVAFVLIDPRTFRPDYQVDIDREQVAVLELEDEADAVVMAIVTVPEGNPEGMTANLQAPIVFNAKKRLGCQVVLPEGPWRIRHSILAELQAAAGNEDGGTGAAAGQAAALAEGKAVG